In the genome of Nitrospira japonica, one region contains:
- a CDS encoding c-type cytochrome: MGNLINEALSMGWMILATLVGLLIYFQVSIHDPAAKKRAVFKTFIGILAAFLILVAVANYKNNFYGENRLLPVSLVMITATTFVMALYFTNLAALLKIGGFMFFVAAFLSGYGNWLPQVEGGFPPKEEKLDFSSMTPQQLADEGEKIIFGGIGQNKVQGAIGKGQCPLCHAFHAGMLGERAPNLLGLPERAGKERLEDPKYSKGNPAKREYADKEAFPGSGTADNGQEYIAESHACPSCYVVAGYGVKGTNDKESPMPKIHKPPISLSLPELAAVDTWLYVREGRDAPSFEDITKSYEKFIPEADRPKMQEDAPKAASALMADGSEPVDQIFAKAQCVACHTIPGIPGATGTIGPKLEEGTNAPLRIKDKEYKGMAKSTPEYIMESIVEPSTYVVKPFPDNTMPKVFGQKLSAGALKKIVDYLSQVKAGAPPPKIS, encoded by the coding sequence GTGGGTAATCTGATTAACGAAGCTCTTTCGATGGGGTGGATGATCCTGGCCACCCTCGTCGGGCTGCTCATTTACTTCCAGGTTTCCATCCACGATCCAGCGGCAAAGAAGCGGGCGGTATTCAAGACCTTTATAGGAATCCTCGCAGCATTCCTGATCCTCGTCGCCGTCGCCAATTACAAGAACAACTTCTATGGTGAGAACCGGCTTCTGCCCGTCTCCCTAGTGATGATTACCGCCACGACGTTTGTGATGGCCTTGTATTTCACCAACCTGGCCGCCTTGCTGAAGATTGGCGGATTCATGTTTTTCGTCGCGGCCTTCCTCTCCGGCTATGGAAACTGGTTGCCTCAGGTAGAAGGAGGATTTCCTCCCAAGGAAGAGAAGCTGGACTTCAGTTCCATGACGCCCCAGCAGTTGGCCGATGAAGGTGAAAAGATCATCTTCGGGGGAATTGGGCAGAATAAAGTCCAGGGTGCGATCGGTAAAGGACAATGCCCCCTCTGTCACGCATTCCATGCCGGTATGTTGGGGGAACGTGCGCCTAACCTTCTCGGTCTTCCTGAGCGTGCGGGCAAAGAGCGGCTCGAAGATCCTAAGTATTCCAAGGGCAATCCTGCCAAGCGTGAGTATGCAGATAAGGAGGCTTTTCCTGGATCTGGAACGGCAGACAACGGGCAGGAGTACATTGCCGAATCCCATGCATGTCCCAGCTGCTATGTGGTTGCGGGCTATGGTGTGAAGGGGACTAACGATAAAGAGAGCCCGATGCCCAAGATTCACAAGCCACCAATATCGCTCTCCCTGCCTGAGCTGGCGGCGGTGGATACGTGGTTGTACGTCCGCGAAGGACGCGACGCGCCTTCTTTTGAAGACATCACCAAGTCCTATGAGAAATTCATTCCGGAAGCCGATCGTCCCAAGATGCAAGAGGACGCGCCAAAGGCAGCCAGTGCGTTGATGGCGGACGGTTCCGAACCGGTCGATCAGATTTTTGCCAAGGCGCAATGTGTCGCGTGCCATACAATTCCCGGTATCCCTGGCGCCACGGGCACGATTGGTCCGAAGCTCGAGGAGGGTACCAATGCCCCTCTCCGGATCAAGGACAAGGAGTACAAGGGAATGGCCAAGAGCACTCCCGAGTACATCATGGAATCGATCGTTGAACCCAGCACTTATGTGGTGAAGCCGTTCCCGGACAACACGATGCCCAAGGTCTTCGGGCAAAAACTGAGCGCGGGAGCTTTGAAAAAGATTGTTGACTATTTGTCGCAGGTGAAGGCCGGAGCGCCGCCACCGAAGATTTCCTAA
- a CDS encoding cytochrome ubiquinol oxidase subunit I has product MGLATRKKVFSIMALCAMVGLLLFPIVMSLPTLASGEEAPAADGAKKEGDKVEKGRDVYYKTEGIVAGAPAPKTTDGPKDYPRYNFESRVLLWFANQQHLYYGSFVLAVPIFCMVIEFMGVVTKDKALAKRYDQLAYDFIKISLTAYSLTAILGGILIFTFLTLYPAFFGYLSSIFRPVMHIYALMFVAESGTLYIYYYGWDKMKEGFLKWIHLSMSVILNIIGTLLMFLANSWIGFMMSPAGVDEQGRFLGNIWHVIHTALWNPLNVHRILGNMAFGGGVVAAYAAYKFLAAKTEEDRAHYDWMGYIAMALGVAFLIPLPFAGYWLMREVYAYRQQMGITLMGGLLAWLFIIQATMIGILFLSTNYYLWQAMGRMRGAEKYQRYIKYLVFLLACGFLVFITPHTMVMTPAELKAMGGQQHPVLGNYGVMSAKNGGINVIITTTVLSFVWYMRGNKVSTVSWAKFGNIFMGVFFACAYINIVWLAVYGYYIPANVRVGLSVPQVATTLSCLFFMFALNSVMMKGAKQMGPIEWGKISARSQYALIMLATAFTWMMGLMGYIRSSVRLFWHVNEIMRDNSPWAYTHTVGFAANMISFNVLFFWISILFVFWLGSLAAKKVPVEAKAGVPGSAPQPAGSH; this is encoded by the coding sequence ATGGGTCTTGCAACCCGAAAGAAAGTGTTTTCAATCATGGCGCTGTGCGCGATGGTTGGCCTCCTCCTGTTTCCCATCGTCATGTCGCTGCCGACGCTGGCATCCGGCGAAGAGGCTCCCGCGGCTGATGGGGCAAAGAAGGAGGGAGACAAGGTCGAGAAGGGGCGCGATGTCTATTACAAGACCGAAGGCATTGTGGCCGGCGCTCCGGCACCCAAGACGACCGACGGCCCGAAGGACTATCCCCGCTACAACTTCGAGAGCCGCGTGTTGCTCTGGTTTGCGAACCAGCAGCATTTGTATTACGGCAGCTTCGTCTTGGCTGTTCCGATCTTCTGCATGGTCATCGAGTTCATGGGCGTGGTGACGAAGGACAAGGCGCTCGCCAAGCGGTACGACCAGCTCGCTTATGACTTCATCAAGATCAGTCTGACGGCCTATTCGTTGACGGCAATTTTAGGCGGCATTTTGATCTTCACGTTCTTGACTCTCTATCCGGCATTTTTCGGATACCTCTCCAGCATCTTCCGTCCCGTCATGCATATCTATGCGTTGATGTTCGTGGCCGAGAGCGGAACGCTCTACATTTACTACTACGGCTGGGACAAGATGAAGGAGGGATTTCTCAAGTGGATCCACTTGAGCATGTCCGTCATCCTGAACATCATCGGCACGCTGCTGATGTTCTTGGCCAATTCCTGGATCGGGTTCATGATGTCCCCGGCCGGAGTCGATGAGCAGGGTCGCTTCCTCGGCAACATCTGGCACGTGATTCATACCGCATTGTGGAATCCTCTCAACGTGCACCGCATTCTCGGCAATATGGCCTTCGGTGGCGGTGTCGTCGCGGCCTATGCGGCCTATAAGTTCCTGGCGGCCAAGACCGAAGAAGACCGTGCCCATTATGATTGGATGGGCTATATCGCGATGGCGCTCGGCGTCGCGTTCCTGATCCCGTTGCCGTTTGCCGGCTACTGGCTCATGCGCGAAGTGTATGCCTACCGTCAGCAAATGGGCATCACGCTCATGGGCGGCCTGCTGGCGTGGTTGTTCATCATTCAGGCGACCATGATCGGCATTCTGTTCCTCAGCACCAACTATTACCTGTGGCAGGCGATGGGTCGGATGCGAGGAGCGGAAAAATATCAGCGCTACATCAAGTATCTCGTGTTCCTGCTCGCGTGCGGATTCTTGGTGTTCATTACGCCGCACACGATGGTCATGACGCCAGCCGAACTGAAGGCGATGGGCGGTCAGCAGCATCCGGTCTTGGGTAACTATGGTGTCATGTCCGCGAAGAACGGCGGCATCAATGTGATCATCACCACGACCGTCTTGAGCTTCGTATGGTACATGCGAGGCAACAAGGTCTCGACGGTGTCTTGGGCCAAGTTCGGCAACATTTTCATGGGCGTATTCTTCGCCTGCGCCTACATCAACATTGTTTGGTTGGCGGTCTATGGATATTACATTCCGGCCAACGTGCGCGTCGGCCTATCGGTGCCTCAGGTGGCCACGACATTGTCATGCTTGTTCTTCATGTTCGCGCTGAACAGCGTGATGATGAAGGGCGCCAAGCAGATGGGGCCGATCGAGTGGGGCAAGATCTCCGCGCGATCCCAGTACGCGTTGATCATGTTGGCAACCGCGTTTACCTGGATGATGGGACTGATGGGCTACATCCGCTCTTCCGTCCGCCTTTTCTGGCACGTCAATGAGATCATGCGCGACAACTCTCCGTGGGCCTATACGCATACGGTGGGATTCGCCGCCAATATGATTTCGTTCAACGTGCTGTTTTTCTGGATCAGTATTCTCTTCGTCTTTTGGCTCGGCAGCTTGGCGGCGAAGAAAGTACCTGTGGAAGCCAAGGCTGGAGTTCCGGGAAGCGCGCCGCAGCCGGCAGGCAGCCATTAA
- a CDS encoding formylglycine-generating enzyme family protein yields the protein MLETKFKVAFLLTVIAFAALPIMGILRGTSLTPLEDSSSRTESVAEPLEADAKEEPVGEDMVAIPSGPFLRGTTDGGFDEQPQRTIALSAFKIDRHEVTNYQYRQFVTATGHRKAGPPSRYAKSVGKMRGINQPVVYVSWDDAVEYCRWKGKRLPTEAEWEKAMRGGDGRLWPWGNLEQPNGANWGRVNDGHEVSARVGSFPADKSPYGVMDGAGNVMEWVDDWYAETYYRDSPEQDPPSPEYGTYRVMRGGAYTTTGHDVRITSRSKIVPDFRDETIGFRCAISDPKSTGKSDGSGGKN from the coding sequence ATGCTCGAAACCAAATTCAAGGTCGCTTTCCTGCTCACCGTGATCGCCTTTGCGGCGTTGCCTATTATGGGCATTCTCCGAGGAACATCTCTGACGCCGTTGGAAGATTCCTCCTCTCGCACTGAATCGGTTGCGGAGCCGTTGGAGGCGGATGCTAAGGAAGAGCCTGTCGGCGAAGACATGGTCGCAATTCCTTCCGGTCCGTTCTTGAGGGGTACGACGGATGGAGGATTTGACGAGCAACCTCAGCGTACGATTGCATTGAGTGCGTTCAAGATCGATCGCCATGAGGTCACAAACTATCAGTATCGGCAGTTCGTAACGGCGACCGGTCATCGCAAGGCCGGACCGCCCTCGCGATACGCGAAAAGCGTCGGCAAGATGCGGGGGATCAATCAACCCGTCGTCTACGTGTCCTGGGATGATGCGGTCGAATACTGCCGCTGGAAGGGCAAGCGGTTACCGACCGAAGCGGAGTGGGAGAAGGCCATGCGGGGCGGCGATGGACGACTCTGGCCCTGGGGAAATCTCGAGCAGCCAAATGGGGCCAACTGGGGAAGAGTGAATGACGGCCATGAGGTTTCAGCGCGAGTGGGGTCCTTCCCGGCGGACAAGAGCCCTTACGGGGTCATGGACGGTGCCGGAAACGTGATGGAATGGGTGGATGATTGGTACGCCGAGACGTACTACCGCGATTCCCCTGAACAAGACCCGCCGAGCCCAGAATACGGTACCTATCGGGTCATGCGAGGGGGGGCTTATACGACTACGGGGCACGATGTACGCATTACGAGTCGCAGCAAGATCGTGCCGGACTTTCGCGATGAAACCATTGGATTTCGGTGCGCAATTTCCGACCCGAAAAGCACCGGAAAAAGTGATGGAAGTGGCGGAAAGAATTAA
- a CDS encoding formylglycine-generating enzyme family protein — protein sequence MENRGVLIGSIIFVFASFFLMIGMMLWESNKAYKMKEMAKSIKTESQPTASAGPAQDYSMYKTRIGDEGREMVHIPEGPFMMGSKDGDPDEAPEHQVFLKEFYLDRNEVTQDEYARFAKMTRRALPRIEVFEDDQSKLLKPEFAAMSVSWDDANAYCKWAGKRLPTEAEWEKAGRGEGKRKYPWGEAFVTGRANVDGSEDGYRYLAPPGSFESGRSPYGLHDMTGNVAEWVADTYDENYYKKSPYRDPKGPENGDLKVVRGGSWRETEHNTRLSKRFAAKHWRTDITIGIRCASDADAGGNSSAS from the coding sequence ATGGAAAACAGAGGCGTCTTGATCGGCTCGATCATCTTCGTGTTTGCCTCTTTTTTTCTGATGATCGGCATGATGCTCTGGGAGTCGAATAAAGCCTACAAGATGAAGGAGATGGCGAAGTCCATTAAGACTGAAAGTCAGCCAACTGCGAGCGCCGGCCCCGCGCAGGACTATTCCATGTATAAGACGAGAATAGGAGACGAAGGGCGAGAGATGGTTCATATTCCCGAAGGCCCTTTTATGATGGGAAGCAAAGACGGAGATCCGGATGAAGCTCCTGAGCATCAGGTTTTTCTTAAAGAGTTTTATCTTGATCGCAATGAAGTGACGCAGGATGAATATGCCCGATTCGCCAAAATGACAAGGCGCGCACTGCCGAGGATCGAAGTGTTCGAAGACGATCAGTCCAAGTTGCTGAAACCCGAGTTTGCCGCGATGAGCGTCTCGTGGGATGACGCCAATGCCTACTGCAAATGGGCCGGGAAGCGGTTGCCGACTGAGGCCGAATGGGAAAAGGCCGGGCGCGGGGAAGGCAAGCGAAAATATCCGTGGGGCGAGGCCTTCGTCACGGGGCGGGCCAATGTGGATGGAAGCGAAGACGGGTACCGCTATTTGGCACCGCCCGGTTCATTTGAGTCAGGCCGAAGTCCGTACGGCCTGCACGATATGACTGGTAACGTGGCGGAATGGGTGGCCGATACCTACGATGAAAATTACTATAAGAAGTCTCCGTATCGGGATCCCAAGGGGCCGGAAAACGGAGATCTGAAGGTTGTTCGTGGGGGATCGTGGAGGGAGACGGAACATAATACAAGATTGTCAAAACGCTTCGCCGCCAAACACTGGCGGACCGACATCACGATTGGTATCCGCTGTGCCAGCGACGCCGACGCTGGAGGAAATTCCTCGGCGTCATAG
- a CDS encoding DUF3047 domain-containing protein — translation MRVLLALLFGGLVIAQGSAVGQGQALVLEDFQAKDADGFPSSWDHESQRSHSKGRDAYKIQTENGSSYLSAKDAGQRIKKKKIDWDPKAYPVLTWRWRLNKAVAGTEPLAAIYASLDTDLMFIPVFTKYVWSATKPEGTLTEGGMFSGSEIVVQSGTGEIGQWFEEKVNVYDDFKRIHQHEPAAKAWGISIIAGPGVEIDFGPMTASAAK, via the coding sequence ATGAGGGTGCTGCTCGCATTGCTGTTCGGTGGTCTGGTGATCGCGCAGGGCTCTGCCGTCGGGCAGGGGCAGGCATTGGTCTTGGAGGATTTCCAGGCCAAGGATGCTGACGGGTTTCCTTCGAGTTGGGATCATGAAAGCCAGCGCAGCCATTCCAAGGGTCGTGACGCCTACAAGATTCAAACTGAAAATGGATCCAGCTATTTGTCCGCAAAAGATGCGGGGCAGCGCATCAAGAAGAAGAAGATCGATTGGGATCCCAAAGCCTATCCGGTACTGACCTGGCGGTGGCGCTTGAATAAGGCAGTGGCTGGGACGGAGCCGTTAGCGGCCATTTACGCGTCATTGGATACGGACCTCATGTTCATCCCAGTCTTTACGAAGTACGTGTGGAGCGCGACAAAGCCTGAAGGGACGTTGACCGAAGGCGGAATGTTCAGCGGATCGGAAATCGTCGTGCAAAGCGGGACCGGTGAGATCGGACAATGGTTCGAGGAAAAGGTCAACGTGTACGACGACTTCAAGCGGATTCATCAGCATGAACCTGCAGCCAAGGCGTGGGGAATCTCGATCATCGCCGGTCCGGGGGTCGAAATCGATTTCGGACCGATGACGGCCAGCGCAGCGAAATAG
- a CDS encoding cytochrome ubiquinol oxidase subunit I, with amino-acid sequence MAASQTGFARAVVPVFFVGLLIVAGGWAGITPSATADGGADIYFKTEGTPQGPPAPTPHETVYSRIGSMDSRLLVWFVTQQHTYFGGFVLALPLFCALLEFIGLLTKNPSLSLRYDGLARDLAKVALLALSVTAVVGSFMLGMFIWFYPSFMKYMGGTFKDFMPAYAIVFVGESLLLILYYYSWNRMAEPGLKWIHAAIGILTNIFGTALLLLANAWSAFMMAPAGVDATGRFLGNGWHLLHSALWNPLNVHRLLADIMSGGAVVLAYACYRFFTSKSDGERAYFDWVGYIFLFVTVCALLPMPIAGYWLMRSVYAFSQSMGVTMMGGLLTWLFVVQALLIGALFLGVNYYIWQSMARIKGGERYQPYYQILLGALTLALFVWLTPHTVLMSAGEVKAMGGAQHPVVGNYGVMSAKNGAINILILLTSLSFLYYRRANRTMTVSWVKTGNLAIGMLFAVGFLNVIWLSLYGFYLPAKVRVGLSAPQAVTTLTVILASVLINRAMLKHAIVHGPVQWGKIPVRGMVGLFGLAAAFTWVMGLMGYIRSSGRLSWHVTDLMADVSPWAFTPDLEFAAKMVTLNMVVFWGAVFALFWMCQRGQQEAFGEEFEGEKSPALAPIPSQEV; translated from the coding sequence ATGGCTGCCTCACAGACGGGATTTGCGCGTGCAGTTGTGCCGGTGTTCTTTGTCGGTCTGCTGATCGTCGCCGGCGGGTGGGCGGGGATCACCCCTTCCGCGACGGCCGATGGCGGCGCCGATATCTATTTCAAGACGGAAGGTACCCCGCAAGGGCCGCCGGCTCCGACGCCTCATGAAACGGTCTATTCGCGAATCGGTTCGATGGACAGCCGATTGCTGGTGTGGTTCGTGACGCAACAACACACCTATTTCGGGGGATTCGTCCTTGCACTGCCCTTGTTTTGCGCCTTGCTGGAATTTATCGGACTCCTCACAAAAAATCCTTCCCTGTCGCTTCGATACGACGGACTGGCGAGGGACTTGGCAAAGGTCGCACTCTTGGCCCTATCGGTCACGGCAGTGGTCGGAAGTTTCATGCTGGGCATGTTCATCTGGTTCTACCCGAGTTTCATGAAGTACATGGGGGGAACGTTCAAAGATTTCATGCCCGCCTACGCCATCGTGTTCGTCGGTGAGTCGCTGTTGTTGATTCTCTACTATTACAGCTGGAATCGCATGGCGGAACCGGGTTTGAAATGGATCCACGCGGCGATCGGCATTTTGACCAATATCTTCGGGACCGCGCTGCTGCTGCTGGCCAATGCGTGGTCCGCGTTCATGATGGCGCCGGCCGGTGTGGATGCGACGGGACGGTTTTTGGGCAATGGTTGGCACCTCCTGCATTCCGCCTTGTGGAATCCGCTGAACGTCCATCGACTCCTCGCGGACATCATGTCCGGAGGCGCCGTCGTGCTCGCCTACGCCTGCTATCGGTTCTTCACCAGCAAGTCGGACGGAGAGCGGGCGTACTTCGACTGGGTCGGCTACATTTTCCTCTTCGTCACGGTGTGCGCCTTGCTGCCCATGCCGATCGCCGGATACTGGCTGATGCGGTCCGTCTATGCCTTCAGCCAAAGCATGGGCGTGACAATGATGGGGGGATTGCTGACGTGGTTGTTCGTCGTGCAGGCGCTTCTGATCGGCGCGCTCTTTCTTGGCGTCAATTACTACATTTGGCAGAGCATGGCCCGGATCAAGGGTGGGGAGAGGTATCAGCCGTATTATCAAATCCTCCTCGGCGCGCTGACACTCGCGCTATTCGTGTGGTTGACGCCCCATACGGTGTTGATGTCGGCCGGTGAGGTCAAAGCGATGGGAGGGGCTCAACATCCCGTCGTGGGAAATTACGGGGTCATGTCGGCCAAGAACGGTGCCATCAACATCCTGATTCTTCTCACCTCGCTCAGTTTCTTATACTACCGACGGGCCAATCGCACGATGACCGTCTCCTGGGTCAAGACGGGAAATCTTGCGATTGGCATGCTGTTCGCGGTGGGATTTCTCAATGTGATCTGGCTGTCGCTGTATGGGTTCTACTTACCGGCCAAGGTACGCGTCGGTTTGTCCGCACCGCAGGCAGTGACGACCTTGACCGTGATTCTTGCGTCCGTGTTGATCAACCGGGCCATGCTCAAACACGCGATCGTCCATGGACCGGTCCAGTGGGGCAAGATCCCCGTCCGCGGCATGGTCGGGCTCTTCGGACTGGCGGCTGCCTTCACATGGGTGATGGGTCTCATGGGCTATATCCGTTCGTCGGGACGCTTGTCGTGGCACGTCACCGACTTGATGGCCGATGTGTCCCCGTGGGCGTTTACACCGGATCTCGAGTTTGCGGCGAAGATGGTCACGCTCAACATGGTGGTCTTTTGGGGGGCGGTGTTTGCGCTGTTCTGGATGTGCCAGCGAGGGCAGCAGGAGGCTTTTGGAGAGGAATTCGAGGGCGAGAAATCGCCGGCGCTGGCGCCCATTCCATCGCAAGAGGTTTGA
- a CDS encoding PCP reductase family protein has protein sequence MWTDDALHRLERMPPYLAELVREDVEQCLRAGNERVVTYDRLLGPLTGERIEWEPEAERRLDNVPSAVRAMAKIELERTAVERGDTRITVALMEEVKARYFGMGAAKDRR, from the coding sequence ATGTGGACGGACGACGCACTGCACCGGTTGGAGCGCATGCCGCCGTACCTGGCGGAGTTGGTCCGGGAGGACGTCGAACAGTGTTTGCGTGCAGGCAACGAACGGGTGGTCACCTACGACAGGCTGCTGGGCCCCTTGACCGGCGAACGGATCGAGTGGGAACCGGAAGCCGAGCGTCGTTTGGATAATGTGCCGTCCGCCGTCCGTGCGATGGCAAAAATCGAATTGGAGCGGACCGCCGTGGAACGGGGGGACACCCGTATCACGGTCGCCCTGATGGAAGAAGTGAAGGCTCGGTACTTCGGAATGGGCGCGGCAAAGGACAGGCGGTAA
- a CDS encoding DUF420 domain-containing protein: MDWLKDPGFLGTHATIGADLSQLMATLFTGLFVIGWFQAKKRQADAHHWLMLGGMIAMLSFFIAYYLFRQLGVLAVEGKEGFGGSQALYDNVFIPVLILHIILVIIGLVMAIYMIILGFRAQMFIGNRRQLSETPLVTTWKRIGMIMGGTTAVAVLAFALRGATAGFSMRKFEVYLGFLILVAFVLGIETTIQRIWPNGARRHRALGRFTMIIYCILFVTGSFTYTMLYILYPGKIG, translated from the coding sequence ATGGATTGGTTGAAGGATCCCGGGTTTCTCGGCACTCACGCGACCATCGGGGCGGACCTGAGTCAGCTCATGGCAACCTTGTTCACCGGGCTGTTTGTGATCGGATGGTTTCAGGCAAAGAAGCGGCAGGCCGACGCGCATCACTGGCTGATGCTGGGCGGCATGATCGCCATGTTGTCCTTCTTCATCGCTTATTACCTTTTTCGACAGCTCGGCGTCCTGGCGGTGGAGGGCAAAGAAGGTTTCGGAGGCTCTCAGGCGTTATACGACAACGTGTTTATTCCAGTTCTTATCCTTCATATCATCTTGGTCATCATCGGCCTGGTCATGGCGATTTACATGATCATTCTTGGTTTTCGTGCCCAGATGTTTATCGGAAATCGTCGGCAACTGAGCGAGACGCCCCTCGTGACCACATGGAAACGGATCGGGATGATCATGGGGGGAACGACGGCCGTAGCGGTACTGGCCTTCGCATTGCGGGGCGCGACCGCCGGATTTTCCATGCGAAAGTTCGAAGTCTACCTGGGCTTCTTGATTCTCGTGGCGTTTGTTCTTGGCATTGAGACGACCATTCAACGAATTTGGCCGAACGGCGCGCGGCGCCATCGGGCGCTCGGGCGATTCACGATGATCATCTACTGCATTTTGTTCGTCACCGGGAGCTTCACCTACACGATGTTGTACATCCTGTATCCGGGCAAAATAGGCTAG